The genomic DNA CTTTCGTATAGACAAGCGGTTCTCCCATTTTGTCGTATGTCCCGTATAGAGGACTTCCGTCTGCAGCTCGTTGTTCGCCCATCAGCCAGCTATCGGCCAGACGGGAATCTTCGGGATCATACGTGTCGATGAATTGAGTGACCCCCATAGCTGAACCGCATCCCCAAGGAGTCGCTTCGGTTTCGTATTTCTTTTTCAGTTCCCCGTGCCAGGAAAACATGTGGATCGAATTACCCCCGGCGATATTTGCATCGAACGGGATGGTGAAAATGACCTCTTTGGATGTTTCCACGCCTGTAGAACGGAAGGGGGCTTTGTAGTTGTCGGACAATGCGAACCTGTTGCTGTTTATGATGTCGTCACACTGTTGGATACAGTCGTCCCAGTGTTCTTCGCCTGTATATACCTTGGCATTCAGGTATATGTTTGCCAACAGCGTCTTTGCCGCCCATTTGTTCATCCGTCCGTAAAAATTTCCGCCTTGTTCTTCACTTAAAGAAGGGATGATTTCTTTCAGTTCTTTTACTATGAAGTCGAAGATCTCTTTACGGTTACTTTTGGAGGGTAGTTCCATCGTGGTTGTCGTGACTAACGGAGCGTCTCCGAAATTGTCGCAGATTTGCCAATAATAATAGGCTCTCATGGCCCGTAATTCCGCTAATCCCATTGTTTTGTCCGCTTCGGAAGATGCCGGTAAAATACCGTTTTCTATTTGTTCTATCACTTTGTTGCATAATAAGGCGCCTTGATAGAAGTTGGACCATATTTCTGAGACGTGTCCTTGTTCGGAGTTCCATGTTTGGTAGTGCATACGTCGATAGACTCCGCCATCATCCCAGCCGGAAGCGTTAGGGGGCATGACGATGGCGTCGGCACTGACCTCTTGTGTCGTGAAATATCCTCCATGACTGGGGAAACTTCTGAGTTGGCTATATACGCTGGCAATAGATGGTGAGAAATCGTCGACTGTGTAATTGTAGGTTTGTTCGGTTATTTTGGAATATACTTTTTCATCCAAGTCATTGCTACAGGAAACGATTGTTCCGGAACAACATAACGCTAAAAAAAATTTTGTATAAGTATTCATGATAATTACGTTACGATTAAAATTTGACAGATATTCCTAATGTGTAAGTCCGTGTAGAAGGATAACGGTTCTTATTGTCGACTCCTGGTGCCAAGCCGCTTATGCTTACTTCCGGATCAATGCCGGAGTAGCCTGTGATAGTGGCGAGGTTGGAAATCGTGCCATAGATTCTCAAGCGTTTTATCCAAGAATTGAATTTGAATGTATATCCTAAGGTCACGTTGTCGATTTTCCAATAATTGCCTTTTTCGATATAATAGCTGACATATTGTAATTCTTGGTCGGCCGCTAAAGGAACTTTCCCGTATTTCGTATCGAATGCCGCATTCAGCACGTTCCCTCTTGACAACATGACCGGCGATTCATATTGCAGGCGTGGCATGTTCAGGATGTCGAAACCGAAAGCACCGCGCATGGTCATGTTGAAATCGAAGTTTTTCCAATTTAGGGTGTTGTTCCAGTTCAAGTAATGTTTAGGCAGGCCGTTCCCGATGATCTGTTTGTCTGTCGGTTGTAGTTGGGATATCGGTTTCGGACTGCCGTCGGCTCCTTCTATGATCCAGTGTCCGTTCTCATCGATATCGATACTTTTGTATCCCCAGAAATTACCAATCGGTTGTCCTTCCTGAATGCGGTGGGTTGTCGTTTGTAAGGGTTCTCCCGTAGAACCTTGATCCGAGTAACCGCTGGAGACAAACTGATCGTTGGAAAGTGACAAAAGTTCGTTTTTGTTTGTCGAGTAATTCATGGATGTCGTCCATTGGAAATCTTTTGTTTGGACAGGGATGACCGTGATACCGGCTTCTATTCCTTGGTTGCGCATCGATCCGGCGTTTGCTACCATACGGGAGAACAGGTAAGGAGGAGATGGCACGTCATAGTCCCATAACAAATCTTCTGTTTTGCGATTGTAGTAATCGATATTACCTGTGATGCGATCTTCCCAAAAACCGAAGTCGACACCGATGTTGATCTCTTTTTTCTTTTCCCATCTCAATTCGGGGTTCGCATTTGAATCCGGTCTGATGGTTTTGATCCATTGATTGTTATAATAAACATAAGTTCCGAAGTTCAGCGTGTTCAGTGACATATACGGATCACTTGGAACCGTTCCCGTGACACCATATCCGGCACGTAGTTTCAAGATGGACAAGACATCGGTGTCTTCCAGGAACTGTTCTCCTTTGATGTTCCATGCAGCAGAAACAGATGGGAAGTTGCCCCATTTGTGATCGGCTCCGAATTTGGTGGAACCTTCGTGACGGAGACTGGCTGCAAACATATATTTCCCTTTATAGCTGTAGTTCAGACGGCCGAAGTAACCGATCAGTTTGCTTTCATTGGCCGTCGAGTATTCCGTTCCGCGTCCGTCTTTCAGTGCCTGCCCTGTGCCCATATTATTATAGGTATAGTCATTGGAGGGAAAATTGAAATTCTGCATGTAAAAATTCTGGTAATGCGTCTTTTGCCAACTATATCCTCCTAAGAGTGTAAACGAATGGTCTTCAAAAATGGTTTTCCTCCATTGTACGGTCAGTTCCGACAAATCTTCATTTGAGCGCGTGGAACCACGGGAAGCATATCCGTTTTTGCCGTCTTTCCAAGTGGATTTGTGTTGCTGGGTCTCGTAATATCCTCTGACTTGGTTATAGGTATTGGAAGAAAACAGATATTTGATATCTAATCCTTCGATTGGTGTATAAGTGATATTGGCGAACATGCGCAGGTTGGTTGCTTGGTTTTCTCCTTCCACTTCGTTCAGGAGGGATACAGGGTTGAAGTATTCGTTTTTAGTGCTTTCCGAATAATTGCCGTTTTTGTCGTACACAGGAGTGGTCGGATT from Parabacteroides merdae ATCC 43184 includes the following:
- a CDS encoding SusC/RagA family TonB-linked outer membrane protein, with the translated sequence MKMKTLLPSFMLFACTFQTIALNSETQNTIIKLEQSVISVGQLITQIENQTDYLVVFKSREVDIERYITVQNTSGKMISYLEEAFKDTDITYEFDNRYILLLKKNDKGRTSLIGQQSRTITGTVTDNNGEPVIGANVIIKGTSIGTVTDINGKYTLEVPPKAILQISYIGYLTKEIVIDNNKTADVILIEDTQKIDEVVVVGYGTQKKGEVASSISTIKSDNFVKTPTTDAAQLIKGKVPGLSIITPDANPTSTSQIALRGITTLKASSSPLVLIDGIPGDLNSVSPDDIEQIDVLKDGSAAAIYGTRGTNGVILITTKNANGEMPTEVDVNAYLSTQQITKTLPFMKADEYRRRVQEGWPGAQDDGASTDWLDEVTRTPFTQIYNISLRGGSRTTNYVASFEYRGLNGLIKRTNNQMFYPRVEITHRMFNNKLKLNASLSGYKQTYFSGSDGGGYNSEVYRNALIYNPTTPVYDKNGNYSESTKNEYFNPVSLLNEVEGENQATNLRMFANITYTPIEGLDIKYLFSSNTYNQVRGYYETQQHKSTWKDGKNGYASRGSTRSNEDLSELTVQWRKTIFEDHSFTLLGGYSWQKTHYQNFYMQNFNFPSNDYTYNNMGTGQALKDGRGTEYSTANESKLIGYFGRLNYSYKGKYMFAASLRHEGSTKFGADHKWGNFPSVSAAWNIKGEQFLEDTDVLSILKLRAGYGVTGTVPSDPYMSLNTLNFGTYVYYNNQWIKTIRPDSNANPELRWEKKKEINIGVDFGFWEDRITGNIDYYNRKTEDLLWDYDVPSPPYLFSRMVANAGSMRNQGIEAGITVIPVQTKDFQWTTSMNYSTNKNELLSLSNDQFVSSGYSDQGSTGEPLQTTTHRIQEGQPIGNFWGYKSIDIDENGHWIIEGADGSPKPISQLQPTDKQIIGNGLPKHYLNWNNTLNWKNFDFNMTMRGAFGFDILNMPRLQYESPVMLSRGNVLNAAFDTKYGKVPLAADQELQYVSYYIEKGNYWKIDNVTLGYTFKFNSWIKRLRIYGTISNLATITGYSGIDPEVSISGLAPGVDNKNRYPSTRTYTLGISVKF
- a CDS encoding RagB/SusD family nutrient uptake outer membrane protein; its protein translation is MNTYTKFFLALCCSGTIVSCSNDLDEKVYSKITEQTYNYTVDDFSPSIASVYSQLRSFPSHGGYFTTQEVSADAIVMPPNASGWDDGGVYRRMHYQTWNSEQGHVSEIWSNFYQGALLCNKVIEQIENGILPASSEADKTMGLAELRAMRAYYYWQICDNFGDAPLVTTTTMELPSKSNRKEIFDFIVKELKEIIPSLSEEQGGNFYGRMNKWAAKTLLANIYLNAKVYTGEEHWDDCIQQCDDIINSNRFALSDNYKAPFRSTGVETSKEVIFTIPFDANIAGGNSIHMFSWHGELKKKYETEATPWGCGSAMGVTQFIDTYDPEDSRLADSWLMGEQRAADGSPLYGTYDKMGEPLVYTKDLPDGNYTSEMEGFRMNKFEIVKGEQSSSETDVPLFRYAEVLLMKAECLLRSGKPGAGLLVTEVRKRAFKDNPELAIVTDAQLQENSSYQYGYVEHYTVTDKGNTDLIRFGRMYDELGWEFAWEMHRRRDAIRFGVYTKKSWLSHKPQGDYRSVFPIPEKVLTSNPNLEQNPHYK